One region of Fimbriiglobus ruber genomic DNA includes:
- a CDS encoding PQQ-binding-like beta-propeller repeat protein, which translates to MIRCVVSLAAFVGCVMATCRTASSADWPGWRGINGDGTTTETDFPTKWSPTENVKWKAAIPGDGHSSPVVSKGKVFVTSCLVAEGDKTAPKKRMLYCLDRKDGRILWEQVVVVAPLEGKHKLNSYASATPAADGEHLYVTFYDRPNLRVYCYDYSGKRLWDVSPGEFHSVHGFCSSPVLYKDFVIVNADQDPKPGGKAYIVALDKRTGEEKWRIDRPNKLRSYCPPVIHEAAGKTQMVLTGSKCVTSYDPDTGKQNWIVTGPTEQFVSSVVFQEGIVFLTAGFPEYWLMAIDPSGTGNVTKSHVIWSKKTKDAGYVPSPVAWGGKFFVVSDDGVGSCWDLKTDKEFWKERLGGHHSGAGVVAGGKVYFTDDNGVTFVIAARDEFDLIAKNTIGEKCFSSPALSDGDIFIRGENHLFCIGK; encoded by the coding sequence ATGATTCGTTGCGTCGTTTCTCTCGCCGCGTTTGTCGGCTGCGTTATGGCAACCTGCCGGACCGCGAGTTCCGCCGATTGGCCCGGCTGGCGCGGGATCAACGGCGACGGCACGACCACCGAGACCGACTTCCCGACCAAGTGGTCGCCGACCGAAAACGTGAAGTGGAAGGCCGCCATCCCGGGCGACGGCCACTCTTCGCCGGTCGTCTCCAAGGGGAAGGTGTTCGTCACGTCCTGCCTGGTCGCGGAGGGCGACAAGACCGCGCCCAAAAAACGAATGCTGTACTGCCTGGACCGGAAAGACGGAAGAATCCTGTGGGAGCAGGTGGTGGTTGTCGCCCCGCTGGAAGGCAAGCACAAACTCAACAGCTACGCCTCCGCTACTCCGGCCGCCGACGGCGAACACCTGTACGTGACCTTCTACGACCGGCCGAACCTGCGGGTCTACTGTTACGACTACTCGGGCAAGCGCCTCTGGGACGTGTCGCCGGGCGAATTCCACTCGGTCCACGGCTTCTGCAGCTCGCCCGTGTTGTACAAGGACTTCGTCATCGTGAACGCCGACCAGGACCCGAAGCCGGGCGGGAAGGCGTACATCGTGGCCCTGGACAAGCGGACCGGCGAGGAGAAGTGGCGGATCGACAGGCCGAACAAACTCCGATCGTACTGCCCGCCGGTGATACACGAAGCGGCCGGGAAGACGCAAATGGTCCTCACCGGCTCCAAGTGCGTGACCAGTTACGACCCGGACACGGGTAAACAGAACTGGATCGTGACCGGCCCGACCGAGCAGTTCGTTTCCAGCGTGGTCTTTCAAGAAGGCATTGTCTTCCTGACGGCCGGGTTCCCCGAATACTGGCTGATGGCGATCGATCCTTCCGGGACCGGCAACGTGACCAAGTCGCACGTGATCTGGTCCAAGAAGACCAAGGACGCGGGCTACGTGCCGTCGCCGGTCGCTTGGGGCGGAAAGTTCTTCGTGGTCAGCGACGACGGCGTCGGCAGCTGCTGGGACTTGAAGACAGACAAGGAGTTCTGGAAGGAGCGGCTCGGCGGGCACCACAGCGGGGCCGGCGTCGTGGCCGGAGGGAAAGTCTACTTCACCGACGACAACGGCGTCACCTTCGTCATCGCCGCCCGCGACGAGTTCGACCTGATCGCCAAGAACACCATCGGCGAGAAGTGCTTCTCGTCGCCGGCACTCTCGGACGGTGACATCTTCATCCGCGGCGAGAATCACCTGTTCTGCATCGGGAAGTAG
- a CDS encoding HEAT repeat domain-containing protein, whose protein sequence is MSMRRLFKASAILGLAFGLLLLAWTGAATADIKPKDIIKNTNTLKTSKDPKAKVAALEDLGKAGQIQQGLITDAIPDMMKALEDKDPTVRAAAAKAVGMIDLEPSQVIPPLVKMMKEDKVEAVKIAAIQGLAAMGPNAKEAVKDMREVAKDKDKKDKVAMAVNNAMKSINPKKK, encoded by the coding sequence ATGTCGATGCGCCGGCTGTTCAAGGCGTCCGCGATTCTCGGGCTGGCTTTCGGGTTGCTTCTCCTCGCCTGGACTGGAGCTGCGACGGCCGACATCAAGCCGAAGGACATTATTAAGAACACCAATACCCTCAAGACGTCCAAGGATCCGAAGGCGAAGGTGGCGGCCCTGGAAGACCTCGGCAAAGCCGGCCAGATTCAACAGGGGCTCATCACCGACGCCATCCCGGACATGATGAAGGCCCTGGAAGACAAAGACCCGACCGTTCGTGCGGCGGCCGCCAAGGCGGTCGGTATGATCGACCTGGAGCCGTCTCAGGTCATCCCGCCGCTGGTGAAAATGATGAAAGAAGACAAGGTCGAAGCCGTCAAGATTGCGGCCATCCAGGGGCTGGCCGCAATGGGCCCGAATGCCAAGGAAGCGGTTAAAGACATGCGCGAAGTCGCCAAGGACAAGGACAAGAAGGACAAGGTGGCGATGGCAGTTAACAACGCGATGAAGTCGATCAACCCGAAGAAGAAGTAG
- a CDS encoding IS66 family transposase, which produces MLRRDAFVVQDLVIKTHNTRYWLETWQAPTGEWIRGELPAGIRGHFGPGLLGFVLQQHYAAHVPQSRLLEELRDYGVDISAGQVNNMLTENHAAFHAEKDALLPTALQVFTCLNVDDSGAPHQGRYGSCLCICNEFFTSFHSSDTKERSKFLDVLRCGRIDYVLNEHAWAYLTRQGLPAKIWPLLQAEVSTGDVGERPFVTRTFADVSAWNQHLDGLGIDNAKHRQTMTEAALLGSAIAHGLSPNLGLVSDGSAIYALFVHGLCWIHQERNLAKLTPCGREQCQAMEEVLTAVWQLYADLKAYRLAPTPSQAELLRARFDAIVGRTTIWPELNAALQRMAGKKADLLRVLDRPDLPLHTNTAERDFRDWATKRKISAGTRGELGKRCRDTFLSLKSTCKKLGVRFTSYLQDRILKAGELLPLSELVRQRAAGSATI; this is translated from the coding sequence TTGTTGCGTCGCGATGCGTTCGTCGTGCAGGATCTGGTGATCAAAACACACAACACGCGGTATTGGTTGGAAACCTGGCAGGCGCCGACGGGGGAGTGGATTCGTGGCGAACTGCCGGCGGGAATTCGCGGGCATTTCGGTCCCGGATTGCTTGGTTTCGTGTTGCAACAGCATTACGCGGCCCACGTTCCCCAGAGTCGCCTTCTCGAAGAATTGCGGGATTACGGCGTCGACATTTCCGCGGGCCAAGTCAACAACATGTTGACCGAGAATCACGCGGCGTTTCACGCAGAGAAGGACGCCTTGTTGCCGACGGCCTTGCAGGTTTTCACCTGCCTGAACGTGGACGATTCGGGGGCTCCCCACCAGGGACGTTACGGTTCGTGTCTGTGCATTTGCAATGAATTCTTCACGTCCTTCCACAGCAGCGACACGAAAGAGCGGAGCAAATTCCTGGATGTGCTGCGTTGCGGTCGGATCGATTATGTGCTGAACGAGCATGCCTGGGCCTACCTGACGCGACAGGGGTTGCCTGCCAAAATCTGGCCGTTGTTGCAAGCCGAGGTGTCGACCGGCGACGTGGGGGAGCGTCCGTTCGTGACACGGACGTTCGCGGATGTGTCGGCCTGGAATCAGCATTTGGATGGCCTGGGAATCGACAACGCGAAGCATCGTCAAACGATGACGGAGGCGGCGTTGCTGGGCAGCGCGATTGCTCACGGCCTATCGCCGAACTTGGGCCTCGTCAGCGATGGCTCGGCGATTTATGCCCTGTTCGTTCATGGCTTGTGCTGGATTCACCAGGAACGCAATCTGGCCAAGTTGACGCCGTGTGGCCGTGAGCAATGTCAAGCGATGGAAGAGGTGTTGACGGCGGTCTGGCAACTGTACGCCGACTTGAAGGCGTATCGTTTGGCGCCGACGCCGAGCCAGGCCGAGTTGCTGCGAGCGCGTTTCGATGCCATCGTCGGCCGCACGACCATCTGGCCGGAGTTGAACGCGGCGTTGCAGCGTATGGCGGGCAAGAAAGCGGACTTGTTACGGGTTCTGGATCGTCCGGACCTGCCGCTGCACACCAACACGGCCGAGCGTGATTTTCGGGACTGGGCGACGAAGCGGAAGATCAGTGCCGGCACGCGTGGCGAGTTGGGCAAGCGTTGCCGGGATACGTTTTTGAGTTTGAAGTCGACGTGCAAGAAGCTGGGAGTTCGCTTTACGTCCTACCTTCAGGATCGAATCCTGAAGGCGGGAGAGTTACTTCCTTTATCGGAGTTGGTCCGCCAGAGAGCGGCCGGTTCCGCAACGATATAG
- a CDS encoding DUF1559 domain-containing protein: MKCPQLRLRSGFTLIELLVVIAIIAILIGLLLPAVQKVREAAARAKCSNNLKQLGIALHAYHDANGAFPVGQYNGYTGTATLWNRACWVQGILPYVEQGPLYSNFDVMKTSSALVATKKDTIVPPLVCPSDPNSPKTNTVDKNHTSTAAGLTGLLEVQGLHTNYVACAGSTSWSAANAANLNGMFYVQSMTRITDVTDGTTNTLMLGEILVSPDTTVNDMRGRYSNAWDGNNWFSTAYPPNTTVSDVQSYQGVSIPFAPVTTSTPGPSILSSRSRHTGGVNTALGDGSVRFVSNSVDPTAYLNAGTRAGGEIPGSL, encoded by the coding sequence ATGAAGTGTCCGCAGCTTCGGCTTCGGTCGGGGTTCACCCTGATCGAGTTACTCGTCGTCATCGCGATCATCGCGATCCTGATCGGGCTCCTATTGCCCGCGGTTCAGAAAGTCCGGGAGGCCGCCGCCCGGGCCAAGTGCAGCAACAACCTCAAGCAACTCGGCATTGCCCTCCACGCGTACCACGACGCGAACGGCGCGTTCCCGGTCGGCCAGTACAACGGGTACACCGGCACCGCCACGCTCTGGAACCGGGCCTGTTGGGTGCAAGGCATCCTGCCATACGTCGAACAAGGTCCGCTGTACAGCAACTTCGACGTGATGAAGACCTCCAGCGCGCTGGTCGCGACCAAGAAGGACACCATCGTCCCGCCGCTGGTCTGCCCGTCGGACCCCAACAGTCCGAAGACGAACACGGTGGACAAAAACCACACCTCGACCGCGGCCGGCTTGACCGGGTTACTGGAGGTGCAAGGCCTGCACACCAACTACGTCGCGTGCGCCGGCTCGACGAGCTGGTCGGCGGCCAACGCCGCGAACCTGAACGGGATGTTTTACGTTCAATCCATGACCAGAATAACGGACGTCACCGACGGGACCACGAACACCTTGATGTTGGGCGAAATACTGGTCTCGCCGGACACGACGGTTAACGACATGCGCGGGCGGTACAGCAACGCGTGGGACGGGAACAACTGGTTCAGCACCGCGTACCCGCCGAATACCACGGTATCGGACGTTCAGAGTTACCAGGGAGTGTCGATCCCCTTCGCGCCGGTCACCACGTCGACCCCCGGGCCGTCCATTCTGTCGAGCCGGAGCCGGCACACCGGCGGGGTGAATACCGCCCTCGGCGACGGGTCGGTCCGGTTCGTCAGCAACAGCGTCGACCCGACCGCCTATCTGAACGCCGGCACGCGGGCCGGCGGCGAGATCCCGGGCAGCCTCTGA
- a CDS encoding sulfatase family protein: protein MKPCFLAMAMILVSFSRLAAAEPATPARPNIVILLADDMGFGDLGVQNPDSKIPTPNLDRLAKEGTRFTDAHSSSGVCTPSRYALLHGRFHWRKFHGIVNSFDQTVLDKDRVTLPGLLKTKGYRTACIGKWHLGWDWKAIQKPGTKPGAGGYSPDAFDWSKPIPGGPLAFGFDYYFGDDVPNFPPYTWFENDRVLAAPTVAVMTRGKPAEGAWEARPGPSVKDWDFAAVMPKLTQRAVEWIGKQKAEEPFFLYFPFTSPHAPIVPAKEFVGTSKANGYGDYMAQTDWAAGEVLKALEKHGLDKNTLVIFSSDNGPERYAYDRVKNHQHRSMGPLRGVKRDLWEGGHRVPLVARWPGAIAAGAVSDGLVSQVDVFATVAAIVGYDIPAGSGEDSYNQLPLLLGKAKSARDAIVHNTNANGYAVRSGDWVYVDVKTGSVTPVPAWFNETNGYKDNPHPGELYNLRDDLAEKNNLYAEKPEKVAEMKALLAKIRARGQVRW, encoded by the coding sequence ATGAAACCGTGCTTTCTCGCGATGGCGATGATTCTCGTATCGTTCTCGCGTCTCGCCGCGGCCGAGCCAGCCACGCCGGCCAGGCCCAACATCGTCATCCTCCTCGCCGACGACATGGGGTTCGGCGACCTCGGTGTTCAGAACCCCGATTCCAAGATCCCGACGCCGAATCTCGACCGCCTGGCGAAAGAGGGCACGCGGTTCACCGACGCACACAGTTCGTCGGGCGTCTGCACGCCCAGCCGCTACGCACTGCTCCACGGCCGCTTCCACTGGCGGAAGTTTCACGGAATCGTGAACTCCTTCGACCAGACGGTCCTCGATAAAGACCGCGTCACGTTGCCCGGATTGCTCAAGACGAAGGGCTACCGCACCGCCTGCATCGGCAAATGGCACCTCGGCTGGGACTGGAAGGCGATCCAGAAGCCGGGAACCAAGCCCGGCGCCGGCGGGTACTCACCTGACGCCTTTGACTGGAGCAAACCCATACCCGGCGGCCCGCTCGCGTTCGGCTTCGATTACTATTTCGGCGACGACGTGCCTAACTTCCCGCCCTACACATGGTTCGAGAACGACCGTGTGCTGGCAGCGCCGACCGTGGCCGTGATGACGCGGGGCAAGCCGGCCGAGGGTGCCTGGGAAGCGCGGCCCGGGCCGTCAGTCAAAGATTGGGACTTCGCCGCGGTCATGCCGAAGCTGACGCAGAGAGCCGTCGAATGGATCGGGAAGCAGAAGGCCGAGGAGCCGTTCTTCCTCTACTTCCCGTTCACGTCGCCGCACGCGCCGATCGTGCCGGCGAAGGAGTTCGTCGGCACGTCGAAGGCGAACGGGTACGGCGACTATATGGCCCAGACCGACTGGGCCGCGGGCGAAGTTCTGAAGGCCCTGGAGAAGCACGGCCTCGACAAGAACACGCTGGTGATTTTCTCGTCGGACAACGGGCCGGAACGCTACGCCTACGATCGCGTGAAGAACCACCAGCACCGCAGCATGGGCCCGTTGCGCGGGGTCAAGCGCGACCTCTGGGAAGGCGGGCACCGCGTCCCGCTCGTCGCCCGCTGGCCCGGCGCGATCGCCGCGGGTGCCGTCTCGGACGGGCTCGTGAGCCAGGTCGATGTCTTTGCCACGGTAGCCGCCATCGTGGGGTATGACATCCCCGCCGGCAGCGGCGAGGACAGCTACAACCAACTGCCATTGCTGCTGGGTAAAGCCAAAAGCGCCCGCGACGCGATTGTACACAACACCAACGCCAACGGGTACGCCGTGCGGTCCGGCGACTGGGTGTACGTCGACGTGAAGACGGGGAGTGTTACGCCCGTGCCGGCGTGGTTCAACGAGACCAACGGCTACAAGGACAACCCACACCCGGGCGAACTCTACAACCTCCGGGACGACCTCGCCGAGAAAAATAACCTGTACGCCGAGAAGCCGGAGAAGGTGGCCGAAATGAAGGCTCTGCTGGCCAAAATTCGAGCCCGGGGACAAGTCCGTTGGTAA
- a CDS encoding flavodoxin family protein, whose product MGKVLVLYHSASGNTAAMARLVGEGAGLIPGTEVRLREVEAAAPDDVHWCDGLAVGSPTNMGVLSWKMKRFWDETMFDHWGKVDGKMACAFSSSGGWGGGAEIACQSIQMVLMNFGFLVFGVTDYAGKLTTCHYGAIAAREPRDEEVKDACRLLGRRLAEWVAVVADGRRDQHPLAKPESRTLPG is encoded by the coding sequence ATGGGCAAGGTGTTGGTTCTCTACCACTCGGCCAGTGGGAACACGGCGGCGATGGCCCGGTTGGTCGGCGAGGGCGCGGGGCTGATCCCCGGCACGGAGGTCCGGCTGCGGGAGGTGGAGGCGGCCGCGCCCGACGACGTTCACTGGTGCGACGGGTTGGCCGTCGGCAGCCCGACCAACATGGGCGTGTTGTCCTGGAAGATGAAGCGCTTCTGGGACGAGACCATGTTCGACCACTGGGGCAAGGTGGATGGGAAGATGGCGTGCGCGTTCTCGTCCAGCGGCGGGTGGGGCGGCGGGGCCGAGATCGCCTGCCAGTCGATCCAGATGGTACTGATGAACTTCGGGTTTCTGGTATTCGGCGTCACCGATTACGCCGGCAAGTTAACCACCTGCCACTACGGCGCGATCGCCGCCCGGGAGCCGCGGGACGAAGAAGTGAAGGACGCCTGCCGGCTGCTCGGCCGACGATTGGCCGAGTGGGTGGCGGTGGTGGCCGACGGCCGACGGGACCAGCACCCGCTCGCCAAGCCTGAATCGCGCACGCTGCCGGGGTGA
- a CDS encoding MFS transporter — protein sequence MPSSPSDVVAPTQPGKIEQWRWGVVWLMFLATLINYSDRLALNNTQRYFLPEFEPDPDLRNEVYANINFAFGLSFGLFQIAAGFLIDRFSLRYLYLGAILIWSAAGVMTGFVPKEAVAALIVCRVVLGVGEAFNWPCAVACIRRVIPRESRGLANGIFHSGASIGAILTPLLVLALVDTSTGVGWRTVFIVVGAVGALWAVLWMLFTAGARAVVIDSEPSPDPLPARTDQPTADENVAVSTSSVTFWDVLGMRLFWICLGTGVCVNMCWHFYNQWFSRYLTEDLRVSGRSEQLILAGFYVAADLGSITSGWVIRGLIRGGYTVESSRKLVMTGLAVSVFLATIPAAYLPADLMPVKLGCFYLVAAAAVGGFAIFFSLAQDIVARRTAQILGVCGCMSWLVISGVTKTIGDLHLAGPGKYASLFIGVGCVPLIAAVIGWFWPEPGGKKE from the coding sequence GTGCCTTCTTCACCGTCCGATGTGGTCGCTCCCACCCAACCCGGCAAGATCGAGCAGTGGCGGTGGGGCGTCGTCTGGCTGATGTTCCTGGCCACGCTCATCAACTACTCCGACCGACTCGCGCTCAACAACACACAACGATATTTCCTGCCCGAGTTCGAGCCCGACCCGGACCTGCGGAACGAGGTGTACGCGAACATTAACTTCGCGTTCGGCTTGTCGTTCGGGCTATTTCAGATCGCCGCCGGATTCCTCATCGACCGCTTCAGTCTGCGTTACCTTTACCTCGGCGCGATTCTCATCTGGTCGGCGGCCGGCGTGATGACCGGGTTTGTTCCGAAAGAGGCGGTGGCTGCGTTAATCGTGTGCCGGGTCGTTCTCGGGGTCGGGGAGGCGTTCAACTGGCCGTGTGCCGTGGCGTGTATCCGGCGGGTGATTCCGCGTGAATCGCGCGGGCTGGCGAACGGAATCTTCCACAGTGGCGCGTCGATCGGCGCGATCCTTACGCCGCTCCTCGTCCTCGCACTCGTGGACACCTCGACCGGTGTCGGCTGGCGGACGGTTTTTATCGTCGTCGGGGCGGTCGGCGCGCTTTGGGCGGTGCTGTGGATGCTCTTTACGGCCGGCGCACGGGCCGTCGTCATCGACTCTGAACCGTCGCCCGACCCGCTCCCGGCAAGAACCGACCAGCCCACGGCCGACGAGAACGTTGCAGTATCAACATCATCCGTAACGTTTTGGGACGTTCTCGGAATGCGGCTATTCTGGATTTGTCTCGGGACCGGCGTTTGCGTGAACATGTGCTGGCATTTCTATAATCAGTGGTTTTCCCGTTACCTGACCGAAGACTTGAGGGTGAGCGGCCGGTCCGAGCAGCTGATTCTTGCGGGCTTTTACGTGGCAGCCGACCTGGGAAGCATCACGTCAGGATGGGTGATACGAGGGCTCATCCGCGGCGGGTATACCGTCGAATCGTCTCGCAAGCTCGTCATGACCGGGTTGGCCGTGAGCGTGTTTCTGGCGACGATCCCGGCGGCCTATCTTCCCGCCGACCTGATGCCCGTAAAGTTGGGGTGCTTCTACCTGGTGGCGGCAGCCGCGGTCGGCGGTTTCGCGATCTTCTTTTCGCTCGCCCAGGACATCGTCGCGCGGCGCACCGCCCAGATCCTTGGTGTCTGCGGGTGCATGTCCTGGTTGGTGATTTCCGGGGTCACAAAGACGATCGGTGATCTTCACCTGGCGGGCCCGGGGAAGTACGCGAGCCTGTTCATCGGGGTCGGCTGCGTGCCGCTGATCGCGGCCGTGATCGGGTGGTTCTGGCCCGAACCGGGCGGCAAGAAAGAGTAG
- a CDS encoding ISAzo13 family transposase (programmed frameshift) yields MELTDGFKATLAETARMLRGSQRRLFMARTVQSLGAGGQRRAETEFGWNRVTIRKGMHELRSGITCCDAPTARGRARAEEKLPRLLADIRDIAKGFSQTDPQFRNRRLYTRLTAEELRRQLIEQKGYQTAELPTPRTLRTKLNDLGFHLTKVAKCKPKKKIKQTDAIFAKLKVVNRSADEAETVLRLSWDAKAAVKIGDFSRGGKNRLERKGADHDFQPKGILNPFGIFLPQWDDLHLYFTASAVTSDFIVDVLERWWGSNRQRFPRVDTLVINQDNGPELHSRRTQFLKRMVQFARDQALRIRLAYYPPYHSKYNAIEHCWGILENHWNGELLDDVDAVLEFARTMTWNGKKPEVELLCGTYRKGIRLSPRQMKVVEKHVTRDAELGKWFLDIDGPSLRLG; encoded by the exons ATGGAACTTACGGATGGGTTCAAAGCCACTCTCGCCGAAACGGCAAGAATGCTTCGCGGCTCGCAGCGCCGGCTGTTCATGGCGCGGACGGTTCAGTCGTTGGGAGCAGGCGGACAGCGGCGGGCCGAAACGGAGTTCGGCTGGAATCGCGTGACGATTCGTAAGGGGATGCACGAACTGCGGTCCGGTATCACCTGTTGCGACGCCCCCACGGCACGCGGCCGCGCCCGCGCCGAGGAGAAATTGCCGCGTTTGCTCGCCGACATCCGGGACATCGCCAAAGGATTCAGTCAAACGGACCCACAGTTTCGCAATCGGCGATTGTACACGCGGTTGACGGCGGAAGAACTGCGCCGGCAACTGATCGAACAGAAGGGATATCAGACGGCGGAACTGCCGACGCCGCGGACATTGCGCACGAAGCTCAATGACTTGGGGTTTCACCTGACCAAGGTGGCCAAGTGCAAACCCA AAAAAAAGATCAAGCAGACCGACGCCATCTTCGCGAAGTTGAAAGTGGTCAATCGGTCCGCGGACGAAGCGGAAACGGTGTTGCGTTTGTCGTGGGATGCCAAGGCCGCCGTGAAAATCGGCGATTTTTCGCGTGGAGGCAAGAATCGGCTGGAGCGGAAGGGGGCGGACCACGATTTCCAACCGAAAGGGATATTGAATCCGTTTGGGATCTTTTTGCCGCAATGGGACGACCTGCACTTGTATTTCACGGCGTCGGCGGTCACGAGTGACTTCATCGTCGATGTGTTGGAACGGTGGTGGGGGAGCAACCGTCAGCGGTTCCCACGTGTGGATACGCTGGTGATCAACCAGGACAACGGCCCCGAGCTTCACAGTCGACGCACACAGTTTTTGAAGCGGATGGTGCAGTTTGCGCGGGACCAGGCGTTGCGGATTCGGCTGGCCTATTACCCGCCGTACCACAGCAAGTACAACGCGATCGAACATTGCTGGGGCATCTTGGAAAACCACTGGAACGGCGAACTGTTGGACGATGTGGACGCGGTTCTGGAATTTGCCCGAACCATGACGTGGAACGGCAAAAAGCCCGAAGTCGAGCTGCTGTGTGGGACCTACAGGAAAGGCATTCGTCTCTCGCCACGCCAAATGAAAGTGGTCGAGAAACACGTGACACGCGATGCCGAACTCGGAAAATGGTTCCTCGATATCGACGGACCAAGTTTGCGGCTGGGATAA